In one Cryptococcus deuterogattii R265 chromosome 11, complete sequence genomic region, the following are encoded:
- a CDS encoding 60S ribosomal protein L12: MPPKFDPSEVKIIYLRATGGEVGASSALAPKIGPLGLSPKKVGEDIAKATGDWKGLRVTVQLTIQNRQAAVSVVPSASSLVIKALKEPPRDRKKEKNIKHSGNVPLDQIYDIARKMAHKSFAKDLSGGVREILGTAHSVGCTVDGKNPHDVIVAIQEGEIVVPDE, translated from the exons ATGCCCCCCAAGTTCGACCCCAGCGAGGTTAAG ATTATCTACCTCCGAGCGACCGGTGGTGAGGTCGGTGCCTCTTCCGCTTTGGCCCCCAAGATCGGTCCCCTTGGTCTC TCCCCCAAGAAGGTCGGAGAAGACATTGCTAAGGCCACTGGTGACTGGAAGGGTCTCCGAGTGACCGTCCAGCTCACTATCCAGAACAG GCAAGCCGCCGTCTCCGTTGTTccctccgcctcttcccttgTCATCAAGGCCCTCAAGGAGCCCCCTAGggacaggaagaaggagaagaacaTCAAGCACTCCGGTAACGTCCCCCTTGACCAGATCTACGAT ATTGCCCGTAAGATGGCCCACAAGTCTTTCGCCAAGGACCTCTCCGGTGGTGTCCGTGAAATCCTCGGTACCGCCCACTCTGTTGGTTGCACTGTTGACGGCAAGAACCCCCACGACGTCATTGTTGCTATCCAGGAAGGCGAGATTGTCGTTCCCGACGAGTAA